The following proteins are co-located in the Ensifer sp. WSM1721 genome:
- a CDS encoding heme ABC transporter permease has protein sequence MSENSLAIRKFSHLANPTRFLALADRILPWLAALTALFFAAGLWLSFTTEGDYQQGETVRIMYVHVPSAWLSMMCYTVMAISALGTLVWRHPLADVSAKAAAPIGASFTFLALVTGSFWGKPMWGTWWVWDARLTSVFVLFLMYLGLIALNRAMEDPARSARVSAVLIFVGFVNIPIIKFSVEWWNTLHQPASVMRLDGPTIDPEFLRPLLVMAVAFTLLFFTLHIAAMRNEIWRRRVTSLRRQAARHAGRETLAP, from the coding sequence ATGAGCGAAAACAGCCTCGCCATTCGCAAATTCAGCCACCTCGCCAATCCGACCCGATTCCTGGCGCTGGCTGACCGCATCCTGCCTTGGCTCGCGGCTCTCACGGCGCTGTTCTTCGCTGCCGGACTGTGGCTCTCCTTCACGACCGAGGGCGATTACCAGCAGGGCGAGACGGTGCGCATCATGTATGTGCACGTGCCTTCCGCCTGGCTGTCGATGATGTGTTATACGGTGATGGCGATTTCGGCGCTCGGCACGCTCGTCTGGCGCCATCCGCTCGCCGATGTCTCGGCCAAGGCGGCGGCACCGATCGGCGCCTCCTTCACCTTTCTGGCGCTCGTCACCGGCTCGTTCTGGGGCAAGCCGATGTGGGGCACCTGGTGGGTATGGGACGCGCGGCTGACCTCCGTCTTCGTGCTCTTCCTCATGTATCTGGGGCTGATCGCGCTGAACCGCGCGATGGAGGATCCTGCCCGCTCCGCCCGCGTGTCGGCGGTGCTGATTTTCGTCGGCTTCGTCAACATCCCGATCATCAAATTCTCGGTCGAATGGTGGAACACGCTGCATCAGCCGGCAAGCGTGATGCGCCTCGATGGGCCGACGATCGATCCGGAATTCCTGCGGCCGCTTCTGGTCATGGCGGTTGCCTTCACCCTCCTGTTCTTCACCCTTCACATCGCCGCTATGCGCAACGAGATCTGGCGCCGCCGGGTGACGTCGCTCCGGCGCCAGGCGGCCCGTCATGCCGGCCGGGAGACCTTGGCGCCATGA
- a CDS encoding DsbE family thiol:disulfide interchange protein, with protein MTSTQAPRPDERKPGPLRYLLAALPLLIFAALALIFWSQLNSGRDVSEIPSALIGTKAPKLDLPPLEGAVTPAGQPMPALTDAAVKGKLTLVNVWASWCVPCRQEHPIILELSKDPRLTVVGINYKDRNDNALRFLGELGNPFSAIGVDPNGKAAIDWGVYGIPESYLVGADGTILYKRVGPFDEKSLKEGLMPAIDKALAAA; from the coding sequence ATGACGAGCACGCAGGCGCCGCGACCGGACGAGCGCAAGCCCGGCCCTCTGCGCTACCTGCTGGCGGCCCTGCCGCTTTTGATATTCGCGGCTCTGGCTCTCATCTTCTGGAGCCAGTTGAATTCCGGCAGGGACGTCAGCGAGATTCCATCGGCGCTGATCGGCACCAAAGCGCCGAAGCTCGATTTGCCGCCGCTCGAAGGCGCCGTGACACCGGCCGGTCAGCCTATGCCGGCACTCACCGATGCGGCCGTCAAGGGCAAGCTCACCCTCGTCAACGTCTGGGCCTCCTGGTGCGTACCCTGCCGCCAGGAGCATCCGATCATCCTTGAATTGTCGAAGGACCCGCGCCTCACCGTCGTCGGCATCAATTACAAGGACCGCAACGACAATGCGCTGAGGTTCCTCGGCGAACTCGGCAACCCGTTCTCGGCGATCGGCGTCGATCCGAATGGCAAGGCGGCGATCGACTGGGGCGTCTACGGCATTCCGGAATCCTATCTCGTCGGCGCCGACGGGACGATCCTTTACAAGCGGGTCGGCCCGTTCGACGAGAAGAGCCTCAAAGAAGGACTGATGCCGGCGATCGACAAGGCGCTTGCGGCGGCGTAG
- a CDS encoding MarR family winged helix-turn-helix transcriptional regulator, which produces MLVRFDKQERLYKAIKLVRPVHLNVNRTLEKMLDGVGITVAERAVLELICDEPLTVPEAARRLSMKRQFVQRVAAGLIAKGLVEKQPNPEHRRAYFCIPTTTGRDLFNAVHQRELDMLHAVLGDINQTEVVVALRVMTRIDAAFETLASQAEAEHDRNGSALHP; this is translated from the coding sequence ATGCTCGTGCGATTCGATAAGCAGGAACGCCTCTACAAGGCCATCAAGCTCGTCCGTCCCGTTCATCTCAACGTCAACAGGACGCTGGAGAAGATGCTCGACGGCGTTGGAATCACGGTCGCCGAACGGGCCGTACTGGAACTTATCTGCGACGAGCCGCTAACGGTGCCGGAAGCCGCCAGACGGCTGTCGATGAAGCGGCAGTTCGTGCAGCGCGTCGCCGCGGGCTTGATAGCGAAGGGCTTGGTCGAGAAACAGCCCAATCCCGAACACCGCCGCGCCTATTTCTGCATCCCTACCACCACCGGCAGGGATTTGTTCAACGCCGTCCATCAGCGCGAGCTCGATATGCTGCATGCTGTTCTCGGCGACATCAACCAGACCGAGGTGGTCGTGGCGCTCAGAGTGATGACGCGGATCGATGCCGCTTTCGAAACGCTCGCCTCTCAGGCGGAGGCGGAGCATGATCGGAACGGTTCCGCGCTCCATCCTTGA
- a CDS encoding septation protein A translates to MSTIEATKPRTEVSPLLKLLLELGPLMVFFFANSRGDWLASRFPALAELGGPIFIATGLFMAATAAALIASWIMTRTLPMMPLVSGIVVFVFGALTLWLQNDTFIKMKPTIVNTLFGAILLGGLVFGKSLLGYVFHAAFRLDDDGWRKLTIRWGVFFLFLAVLNEIVWRSFSTDFWVAFKVWGTMPITILFTLAQMPLIMKHSLEQDSAE, encoded by the coding sequence ATGTCGACAATCGAGGCCACGAAACCGCGGACAGAGGTAAGCCCGCTCCTGAAGCTTCTGCTGGAGCTCGGTCCGCTCATGGTTTTCTTCTTCGCGAATTCCCGCGGCGACTGGCTTGCGAGCCGCTTTCCCGCGCTTGCCGAGCTCGGCGGGCCGATCTTCATCGCCACCGGCCTCTTCATGGCGGCGACGGCGGCGGCGCTCATTGCCTCCTGGATCATGACGCGCACGCTGCCGATGATGCCGCTCGTCTCCGGCATCGTCGTCTTCGTCTTCGGCGCGCTGACGCTCTGGCTGCAGAACGACACCTTCATCAAAATGAAGCCGACCATCGTCAACACGCTCTTCGGAGCGATCCTGCTCGGCGGGCTTGTCTTCGGCAAATCGCTGCTCGGCTATGTCTTTCACGCCGCCTTCAGGCTCGATGACGACGGCTGGCGGAAGCTTACGATCCGCTGGGGCGTGTTCTTCCTGTTCCTTGCCGTCCTGAATGAAATCGTCTGGCGCTCGTTTTCGACCGATTTCTGGGTCGCCTTCAAGGTCTGGGGCACGATGCCGATCACCATCCTCTTCACCCTCGCCCAGATGCCGCTGATCATGAAGCACTCGCTCGAGCAGGATAGCGCCGAGTGA
- the ftsY gene encoding signal recognition particle-docking protein FtsY: MAIGFIKKIFSFGKDAVEEKPVPPQEVAPEVRDEAPIPASVPSGDLPSKGGAQRATEAAVKGDLAASPEGAAPESETTSEDASGSTGPAADATVGVADESAPPPISPPVGEMPGRAEGGGATSEHSALVGEAPPPPSVPSGHLPHKGGEQGETEATAPDESAAAGETEAGADERAASPDAITQDARELAAPETEATREGPDARADVVADETVPATDARADVVADETVPANNESAPPSVSPLVGEMPGRAEGAETRGDLAAAPAPNLPKGFAAADRGLKEEAPGPQPKLNWYQRLRRGLSRTSSQLTGQIASLFTKRKLDEATLQDLEDLLIQADLGVETAMRITDTLSSERYGKDVTGEDVSRIMAGEITKVLAPVAKPLELDLSHKPHVILVVGVNGTGKTTTIGKLAAKLSSAGLKVMLAAGDTFRAAAIEQLKIWAERTKSDIVASKLGADAAGLAYEAFQLAREKKSDVLIIDTAGRLQNKAELMAELEKIVRVLGKLDPDAPHTVLQTLDATTGQNALQQVEIFRNVAGVSGLIMTKLDGTARGGILVAISAKHKLPVYFIGVGEGIDDLEPFEAKDFAEAIAGLGAS; encoded by the coding sequence ATGGCGATTGGTTTCATCAAGAAGATCTTTTCCTTCGGCAAGGACGCCGTCGAGGAGAAGCCCGTGCCGCCGCAGGAGGTTGCGCCGGAGGTGCGGGACGAGGCGCCGATACCCGCCTCTGTCCCCTCCGGAGATCTCCCTTCCAAGGGGGGAGCGCAGAGGGCAACTGAGGCAGCCGTCAAGGGCGACCTCGCCGCCTCGCCGGAGGGGGCGGCACCAGAGAGCGAAACCACAAGCGAAGACGCCTCGGGAAGCACTGGTCCCGCCGCAGACGCAACCGTTGGCGTTGCGGACGAGAGCGCGCCGCCTCCGATCTCCCCCCCTGTGGGGGAGATGCCCGGCAGGGCAGAGGGGGGTGGGGCCACTTCCGAGCACTCTGCGCTTGTCGGTGAGGCCCCGCCACCCCCCTCTGTCCCTTCGGGACATCTGCCCCACAAGGGGGGAGAGCAGGGGGAGACCGAGGCGACCGCCCCGGATGAAAGTGCCGCTGCCGGGGAGACAGAGGCAGGCGCGGACGAGCGCGCCGCCTCGCCAGATGCAATCACACAAGACGCTCGCGAGCTAGCGGCACCGGAGACCGAGGCCACGCGCGAAGGCCCTGACGCACGTGCCGATGTCGTCGCGGACGAAACCGTCCCGGCGACTGACGCACGTGCCGATGTCGTCGCGGACGAAACCGTCCCGGCGAACAACGAGAGCGCCCCGCCTTCAGTCTCCCCCCTTGTGGGGGAGATGCCCGGCAGGGCAGAGGGGGCAGAGACGCGGGGTGATCTCGCAGCCGCTCCCGCACCCAACCTCCCCAAGGGCTTCGCGGCCGCCGACCGGGGCCTGAAGGAAGAGGCCCCCGGCCCTCAGCCGAAGCTTAACTGGTACCAGCGGCTACGCCGCGGCCTCTCGCGCACCTCTTCGCAGCTCACCGGCCAGATCGCCAGCCTGTTCACCAAACGCAAGCTCGACGAAGCGACGCTGCAGGATCTCGAGGACCTGTTGATCCAGGCCGACCTCGGTGTGGAAACGGCGATGCGCATCACCGATACGCTCTCCTCCGAGCGCTACGGCAAGGACGTGACCGGCGAGGACGTCTCGCGCATCATGGCCGGCGAGATCACCAAGGTGCTGGCGCCGGTCGCCAAGCCTCTCGAGCTCGATCTCAGTCACAAGCCGCACGTCATCCTCGTCGTCGGCGTCAACGGCACCGGTAAGACGACAACGATCGGCAAACTCGCCGCCAAGCTCTCCAGCGCCGGCCTCAAGGTAATGCTTGCCGCCGGCGACACCTTCCGCGCCGCGGCGATCGAGCAATTGAAGATCTGGGCTGAACGGACGAAGTCCGACATCGTGGCGTCGAAGCTCGGCGCAGATGCGGCCGGCCTCGCCTATGAGGCGTTCCAGCTCGCCCGCGAGAAAAAATCCGACGTGCTGATCATCGACACCGCCGGGCGGCTGCAGAACAAGGCCGAACTGATGGCGGAACTCGAAAAGATCGTGCGTGTTCTCGGCAAGCTTGATCCGGACGCGCCGCACACCGTGCTGCAGACGCTCGACGCGACGACCGGACAGAACGCGCTGCAACAGGTCGAAATCTTCCGTAATGTCGCCGGCGTCAGCGGCCTGATCATGACCAAGCTCGACGGTACGGCGCGCGGGGGCATCCTGGTCGCGATCTCCGCCAAGCACAAGCTGCCGGTCTATTTCATCGGCGTCGGCGAGGGCATAGACGACCTCGAGCCATTCGAAGCGAAGGACTTCGCCGAAGCAATCGCCGGCCTTGGGGCGTCGTGA
- a CDS encoding MBL fold metallo-hydrolase, whose product MRKGGNPYYSGPVSDHFDGVRFFNPGGAAPRGFVDLLRWQFGGGRARWPSRYDSTFPPARPDLNVDGDRLRVTMVGHATLLIQVAGLNILTDPVWSHRASPFAFAGPHRRNAPGVRMDDLPPIDIVLVTHNHYDHLDLETLAALNGEHAPHVVTPLGNDTIIRRAAPDGEISAVDWGARIDLGGGVVIHAEPCHHWSARRSRDRRMALWAAFVIETPAGKIYHVGDTGFHEGINYHAAREKHGCFRLANLPFGCYEPRWFMASQHQNPEEAVMGMVACGAEHVAGHHWGTFRLTNEGIEEPLRALEAALDKAGIERTRFRALRPGEVFDVPVSSPTDE is encoded by the coding sequence ATGAGGAAAGGTGGCAATCCCTATTACAGCGGTCCCGTTTCGGATCATTTCGACGGTGTTCGCTTTTTCAATCCGGGCGGCGCCGCTCCGCGCGGCTTCGTCGACCTCTTGCGTTGGCAGTTCGGCGGCGGCCGGGCGCGATGGCCGAGCCGTTACGACAGCACATTCCCGCCGGCGCGGCCCGATCTGAATGTCGACGGCGATCGCCTGCGTGTCACCATGGTCGGCCACGCGACGCTTCTGATCCAGGTCGCCGGCCTGAACATCCTCACCGATCCCGTTTGGTCGCATCGCGCGAGCCCCTTCGCCTTCGCCGGTCCCCATCGCCGCAACGCGCCCGGCGTCCGGATGGACGACCTGCCGCCGATCGACATAGTGCTCGTCACCCATAATCATTACGACCATCTCGACCTCGAAACACTGGCCGCTTTGAACGGCGAGCATGCGCCGCATGTCGTAACCCCACTCGGCAACGATACGATCATCCGCCGTGCCGCGCCGGATGGGGAGATATCCGCCGTCGACTGGGGCGCCCGGATTGATCTCGGCGGTGGCGTCGTCATCCATGCGGAGCCCTGCCATCACTGGTCGGCGCGCCGCTCGCGCGACCGGCGCATGGCGCTCTGGGCCGCCTTCGTCATCGAGACGCCGGCCGGCAAGATCTACCATGTCGGCGATACCGGCTTTCACGAGGGCATCAACTATCATGCGGCGCGCGAAAAGCATGGTTGCTTCCGCCTCGCCAATCTGCCCTTCGGCTGCTACGAGCCGCGCTGGTTCATGGCGAGCCAGCACCAGAACCCGGAAGAGGCGGTGATGGGCATGGTCGCCTGCGGCGCCGAGCACGTGGCCGGACACCACTGGGGCACGTTCCGGCTGACCAATGAGGGGATAGAGGAGCCGCTCCGGGCGCTCGAAGCCGCACTCGACAAGGCTGGCATCGAACGAACCCGCTTCAGGGCGCTGCGCCCGGGGGAGGTCTTCGATGTTCCCGTCTCGTCGCCGACGGACGAATGA
- a CDS encoding DUF2585 domain-containing protein, whose translation MTIAAGTDDQRQRAWNWLIACLAVLAAQILTQHLMGRLWICECGYVKFWEGVVNSSGNSQHIADWYTPSHIIHGFLFYGLGHLLMRGRPLTTRLLLATAIESAWEIAENTPMVINRYRSATISLDYFGDSILNSTMDTLAMAAGFLFASRLPVALTVAIAIVLEVFTGWMIRDNLTLNVLMLVWPLDAVKAWQAGV comes from the coding sequence GTGACGATCGCCGCCGGAACCGACGATCAAAGACAACGCGCCTGGAACTGGCTCATCGCCTGCCTCGCCGTCCTCGCCGCTCAGATCCTGACGCAGCATCTCATGGGAAGGCTGTGGATCTGCGAATGCGGCTACGTCAAATTCTGGGAAGGCGTGGTCAATTCCAGCGGCAACTCCCAGCACATCGCCGACTGGTACACGCCGTCCCACATCATTCACGGCTTTCTCTTTTACGGCCTTGGCCATCTTCTCATGCGCGGCAGACCCTTGACCACGCGACTGCTGCTCGCGACCGCCATCGAATCCGCCTGGGAGATCGCCGAGAACACGCCGATGGTGATCAACCGCTACCGTTCCGCAACGATCTCGCTCGACTATTTCGGCGACAGCATCCTGAATTCGACCATGGATACCCTTGCCATGGCGGCAGGCTTCCTGTTCGCCTCGCGTCTGCCCGTGGCACTGACGGTCGCGATCGCGATTGTGCTCGAAGTCTTCACCGGCTGGATGATCCGGGACAACTTGACACTCAACGTGCTGATGCTTGTCTGGCCCCTCGATGCTGTGAAGGCGTGGCAGGCCGGAGTCTAA
- the mtaB gene encoding tRNA (N(6)-L-threonylcarbamoyladenosine(37)-C(2))-methylthiotransferase MtaB — protein MSGVEVITFGCRLNTFESEVMRAEAEKAGLNNAVLVNTCAVTAEAVRQARQAIRRARRDNPHARIIVTGCAAQTEKETFAEMAEVDAVLGNEEKLKSASYRSLPDFGVSAEEKLRVNDIMSVRATAPQMVKHIDGHVRAFIQVQNGCDHRCTFCIIPYGRGNSRSVPMGAVVEQARRLVESGYREIVLTGVDATSYGADLAGTPTLGLLAKTLLKHVPEILRLRLSSIDSIEADRHLLDLIADEPRFMPHLHLSLQHGDDLILKRMKRRHSSAEARAFCDEVRRLRPEISLGADMIAGFPTETEAMFDNAVRLAEDCGIAHLHVFPYSPRPGTPATRMPQLDRALVKERAARLRAKGAALYASHLGRMVGSEQTILVEMNGLAHTENFTLVDAAGLEPRSLIAVEITGHNGKHLTMQRKHMAAA, from the coding sequence TTGAGCGGCGTCGAGGTCATAACCTTCGGCTGCCGCCTCAACACCTTTGAATCCGAAGTGATGCGGGCGGAAGCCGAGAAGGCGGGGCTGAACAATGCCGTCCTTGTCAATACCTGTGCCGTCACCGCCGAGGCCGTGCGCCAGGCGCGCCAGGCGATCCGCCGCGCGCGGCGCGACAATCCGCATGCCCGCATCATCGTCACCGGCTGCGCCGCCCAGACCGAGAAGGAAACCTTCGCCGAAATGGCAGAGGTCGACGCCGTGCTCGGCAATGAGGAGAAGCTGAAAAGCGCTTCCTATCGCTCGCTGCCGGATTTCGGCGTCTCGGCCGAGGAAAAACTGCGCGTCAACGACATCATGAGCGTGCGTGCCACCGCGCCGCAGATGGTGAAGCACATCGACGGGCACGTGCGCGCCTTCATCCAGGTGCAGAACGGCTGCGACCACCGCTGCACCTTCTGCATCATTCCCTATGGCCGCGGCAATTCCCGCTCGGTGCCGATGGGCGCCGTCGTCGAGCAGGCGCGCCGGCTCGTCGAGAGCGGCTATCGCGAGATCGTGCTGACCGGCGTCGATGCGACGAGCTACGGCGCCGACCTGGCCGGAACGCCGACCCTCGGGCTTTTGGCGAAGACGCTTCTGAAGCATGTACCGGAAATCCTTCGCCTGAGGCTCTCCTCGATCGACAGCATCGAGGCGGACCGGCATCTCCTCGACCTGATCGCCGACGAGCCGCGTTTCATGCCGCATCTGCACTTGTCTCTGCAGCACGGCGACGACCTGATCCTGAAGCGGATGAAGCGGCGGCATTCGAGCGCTGAGGCCCGTGCGTTCTGCGACGAGGTTCGGCGTCTGAGGCCCGAGATCAGCCTCGGCGCCGACATGATCGCCGGCTTTCCGACGGAGACGGAGGCGATGTTCGACAACGCCGTGCGCCTTGCCGAGGATTGCGGCATTGCCCATCTGCACGTCTTTCCCTATAGCCCGCGCCCCGGCACGCCGGCGACCCGCATGCCGCAGCTCGATCGCGCGCTCGTCAAGGAACGTGCCGCGCGCCTGCGCGCCAAGGGAGCGGCGCTCTACGCGAGCCACCTCGGCCGCATGGTCGGCAGCGAGCAGACGATCCTCGTCGAGATGAACGGGCTGGCACACACCGAAAACTTCACGCTCGTCGATGCGGCCGGTCTCGAGCCGCGGTCGCTTATTGCGGTCGAAATCACCGGCCACAATGGCAAGCATCTGACGATGCAAAGAAAACACATGGCTGCGGCCTGA
- the dapF gene encoding diaminopimelate epimerase: MADQVQFARMNGLGNKILVVDMRGRKDRVTPAAAIALNAHPATEFDQIMAIHDPKAAGTDAWIDILNSDGSMAQACGNGTRCVVQALAAETGKKAFLFHTVAGLLEAKEHDDGTISVDMGTPRFGWKEIPLAEEFHDTSRIELQIGPIDDPVLHSPSVASMGNPHAIFWVENDVRSYELDRFGPLLENHPIFPERANISIARVRSRHEMDLRTWERGAGLTLACGSAACAAAVSSARTGRTERKVTVNVPGGPLTIEWRESDNHVIMTGPAEWEWSGRLDPETGAFERDTTSGESGARAL; the protein is encoded by the coding sequence ATGGCCGACCAGGTGCAATTTGCCAGGATGAACGGGCTTGGGAACAAGATCCTGGTGGTCGACATGCGCGGCCGCAAGGACCGCGTCACGCCCGCGGCCGCAATCGCGCTCAACGCCCATCCGGCGACCGAGTTCGACCAGATCATGGCGATCCACGACCCGAAGGCGGCCGGCACCGACGCCTGGATCGACATCCTCAATTCCGACGGATCGATGGCTCAGGCCTGCGGCAACGGCACCCGTTGCGTCGTCCAGGCGCTCGCCGCCGAGACCGGCAAGAAAGCCTTCCTCTTCCACACCGTTGCGGGTCTGCTCGAAGCCAAGGAGCACGACGACGGCACGATTTCGGTCGACATGGGCACGCCTCGTTTCGGCTGGAAGGAAATTCCGCTCGCGGAGGAATTCCACGATACGAGCCGCATCGAGCTGCAGATCGGCCCGATCGACGATCCGGTGCTGCACTCCCCTTCCGTGGCTTCGATGGGCAATCCGCATGCGATCTTCTGGGTCGAAAACGATGTCCGGAGCTACGAGCTCGATCGCTTCGGGCCACTGCTCGAGAACCATCCGATCTTCCCCGAACGGGCCAATATCTCGATCGCGCGCGTCCGTTCCCGCCATGAGATGGACTTGAGGACCTGGGAGCGCGGAGCGGGGCTGACGCTTGCCTGCGGCTCGGCCGCCTGCGCCGCCGCCGTCAGTAGCGCCCGGACCGGCCGTACGGAGCGGAAGGTGACGGTGAACGTTCCGGGCGGGCCGCTTACGATCGAATGGCGCGAGAGCGACAATCACGTGATCATGACGGGCCCGGCCGAGTGGGAATGGTCGGGCAGACTCGACCCGGAGACCGGTGCCTTCGAGCGCGACACGACAAGCGGCGAAAGCGGAGCGCGGGCGCTTTGA
- the ccmD gene encoding heme exporter protein CcmD has protein sequence MMSHAAYVIASYAVAAVTVAALVAWVVGDGKARQRELRALEAAGIFRRSAEAPSGEGK, from the coding sequence ATGATGAGCCATGCAGCCTATGTCATCGCGAGCTATGCAGTCGCCGCCGTAACCGTTGCGGCGCTCGTCGCCTGGGTTGTCGGTGACGGCAAAGCCCGTCAGCGGGAGCTGAGGGCACTCGAAGCCGCCGGCATTTTCCGCCGTTCGGCGGAGGCGCCTAGCGGAGAAGGCAAATGA